The Sulfolobus islandicus Y.N.15.51 sequence TCTTCCAGAGAAATTTACTAGAAGAGATATTAAAAACCTTATATTATTCTTGGAGAGATTAAAGGAAAATAAGCCGTCATTAAAAATTGAAAATGATATAGAAAAACTAAAGATGCTGATGAAAACTAGAACGCTCGTGAAATTAACGAAAGAGGGAGAAGAAATAGCTTCTAAGTTATTAACAGAATATAAGGTATAAGGTTTAGCAATCTTTTCTTTATGAAACCTGTCTTCATGCTTCTTCCAAGAATACTGTGTATGTTAAGAATACACACAATTTAACAGCTTCTTAATTTTAATTGTACAATTAGCTAAACGTTACTAGGATTTTTTATCAACTCCTTTACAGCATTAGCAGTCTCCTTGTCTTCGAAAAATACGTAAACTCCTCTCAACCCTCTGGTTAGCATTATATAATATCTATTCTTAAGGAGTGCTAACGCCTTCTTTTTATCTTTATAAGCGATTGTCTTTAAAGAAACCCTTCTGCCTACGTAGTCAGTTATTGGATCAGGGTTTACTGTCCAACCGTTATTCCTCCATATTAAATCTCTTCCCCATACAACTCCAACATAATCAGCTTCAAACCCTTGAGCCCCGTAAACCGAGGAGCAGTATTTTAACGGGTCAAACTCATCGTTCCAATACCTAGGGTATTCAACCCTCTCATGCATTAGCCATTTAATTTTCAACTCTTCCCCTTTAAATTTTACCCCTTTATATAAATCAAAGCCCGACTGTAAAGGATAGCCTATCCTTATGTTCTTTATGTTATTCCAGTTGGTCTTATCCTTGGTATCTCCTTCAGACTCTGTAAAAGAGCATATTAACGCTATTTTGCCTCTTTTTCTCCTATTTTCCAGCTCGTTAAGCATGTCAACTATATTGTCAAAAATTCTAAAATCAAAATTACCCGGATTTCCTTTTACTCCTTCTAAAATCCTTTTCACGAAATCTAGGTACTGCTTTGGTTCTCTCACAGGAGAAGGTAACTCGTACTCTTTTACATTAGTCAAGTATTTCAAAAAGTTATCCCTAGTTCCTACCTCATTTCCTATGAGTACTTGAGAATCGTCGTAAAAGTAAACGTTAACTATACCTCTAGGAGAATTCTTTATTACCTCCTCGGTCATCCTCTGGGCCTCGTCAAATATTATAAGGTCAATATTGAGATTGCCGAATTCCTTAGTAAACCACTCTTCAAAACCCTTCTCTCCAACTCCTGGCGGTTCTCTTCTTCCGGTTGAGTAAAACATGATGAAAAAAGATGACAGTTTCTCTCCCAGAGCTTTCCTTACAGTATTGATTAGCCTAAACTAATATTCTTCTAATATTTATGGCTCTAGGTATTACGTTCCAATGCGGCAAAAGGTTTTAAGTCATCAGTAAAAAGACTATCTTATGTATGTGTTATTTAAGGGAACACTTACAAACTTCCTCTTCTCACTTGACGATTACAAAACGAGAAAATCTAAACTTATACAAAAATATCCTCAAGGCTCTTTCATTTGGGGATTTAACCGATCTAGTAAACTTTTAGAAAATCAAGTAAGAGCATTTTTATACCTTAATAAATCTGAGTCACACTTAAAAGGTGGTATAGTCTTGGAGGGTGAGATAATAGATATTGCGGAATTAAGCGAAAAATACTGGCCAGAAGGGGAATGGAAATATTATGTGACATTGAAGATTATATATATACCTAAATCGGTACTTTCTACGACAGATACAACTAGATGGAAAATAATAGGTTTAGACAAACTTAAGGAAATAGGAGTTAAAATTTTACCTGGAATACAAAAAATAGATAATGAACTTGGTAGGAGAATAGAGAAACTTTTAGGTGAGATCGATGCAAACTAGCATTGATGATTTTCTAAATAATAAGTATCGTTCCGTGCTGTTTAGAGATATAGTGAAATTAAGGACAAATTATGCTACACACGATCTCTATCCATATCCTGCAAAATTTATTCCTAATGTGATAAGGTATTTCATAGAAGCTTACACCAAGCCTGGAGAAACGTTATTTGACCCATTTGCTGGATCTGGTACCGTGGCAATTGAGGCTGAGATAACAGGCAGGAATTATATTCTATGGGATTTAAATCCAATAATAGAAATCCTGGTTAAAGCAGAAACGTGGAAGGACGAAATTTCGGAAAAGATTTTTGAAATAGATTTTAATTATAACAAAAGTTTTATACCTAAATGGAAAAACTTAGGTTATTGGCATCCTAAAGAATTTATAGCTCAGTTGTCAAAACTTTGGGCATATTACCACGACCATCCGAACCCTTTAGTCGCAATACCGTTGTTTAAAATTACGAAATATTTCTCTTATGCTGAACTGGAATTCCCAAAATTATATAAATCAAAATTTGCAATAGAAAGAGTCAACGAGCTGTTAAATTCTAATTGGAAAGAAATAATGAGAGACATGTATTGGAAAGAAGTTGAAAGAGTTATAAGGAAGGTTAAGGAATTTCAATCTTTATGTAAATGCGTTTCCAGTGGAAAAGTTTACGGAGGAGTCGACGTTTTAAGCGAAAGCCCTCCAAATGTAAATGCTGTAATAACTTCACCCCCCTATCTGCAAGCCCAAGAATATATAAGGACGTTTAAAATTGAATTATATTGGCTGGGCTATGACGATAATAAAATAAAAGAGCTAAGTAAAAAGGAAATTCCATATAATAAACCCCCTAATGTAGAAATAAGGAGTAAAACCTTCAAGGAATACCTAGAAAAAATAGAGGAATTTGGAAATAAGAAACTGGTCGACATTTATATTACCTACTTTAGGTCACTGACATACTTCTTTGGTAAGGTTAATGCAAGAACCTTAGGAATATTTGTGGGGCCAGTAAAAGTAAGAACGCTTAGAGTACCTATAGACGAAATATTAAAGGAGCATTTAGAATCATTAGGCTGGAAGCACGAAGTAACTTTCATAGACAAAATAGTATCTAGACGAATAAAGGAAGTGTATAAGAACCCTGCTACAAAGTTAGAAGACGAACGCACGCCGACAGAGCACTTACTTATTATGAAGAAAAATTAATTTCTTCCTTCTCCCGCTTAATTTTAAACGGAATTACAACATCATATGATAGCAATAATATACTCATGTATAGGCCCATTATATATCAAAATTGCAGAAGAAAAATGTGAAAATATAGAGGAAATAAAATCTAAATGGAAATATGCATGCTTAATTGAAGTGTTTGATGATAAGAAAGAAAAGATGCTTTATACCTCATGATAAGATTATATCACATAAATAATGCTTAAGTATTAGTAGACTCATAATGATATATGAACTTATTAACAGTTAAGAAGTATTTGTTTAAGCAATCACTTACAAAATTCCAAGAGGTCCAGTTAAAGTATATTAACTCTATACTACAAGATATATTGGTTCCAATTCTTTGTGATTATAAAAATATTGATATCATTAAGTCTCAGATAACTGATATAGAAAGTTTCTATTTTGGCTTTAAGCAAAATCCTTCATTAATATCAGAAAAACTAGCTCTCCCATTATACATATCAAATAGATTTTTTATTGCTTCATCTGGCCCTAGATTCGGCTCAATATATGAGGATCTTATTAGATCTTTTCTAGAAAATTTTGGCTACCAAGTAGATGAAAGAGTAAATATATTTAAATATACACTATTTAGTGAATATTATCAAAAAAAGTATTCTAAACAACAAAAAGTAATAGATTTCATTGCGAGAAAAGATAATAAACTTTACTTAATAGAGCAAAGAACAAGTGAGCATTCTGGTGGAGGAACTGCTCAAGGATCACTATTAGATAAGTTTAAAGTCTTTCTGAATTGGATTATAGAGAAATCTGCGGACTCATTAATAAATAAAGGTATAAGAGAAATATATTTAATTATATTTATTTCATATTCAGAAAAACATGAGATATTGACTGAACAAAACGTGAATAGAGGTAGAATAAACGGTTTAATTGGAAAAATAGTAGAAAATCTCGGTGATTATTTTACCCGTCTGGTAAATAAGGGGTTTAAAACAGAATGCAAAGATCTAGCATCGTGTTTAAAAGAATATAGGAGATTAGTATTTTACACAAATCAAATTAAAATTGAGTTTAGAATTATGCTAGGAGAAGAATTCTATAAAGAAATATTAGGAGAAAAATATTCTTCGCTGAAGAATAAGATAATTAATGAAGAATTAGGAGACGATTTATGGGTAATATACTCCATTTTACCCTATGAATTAAGATTGTATTACGAGGAAGGATTTATGTGGTCTAAACGCATATATGAAATGTTGATTTCACGATATAAGAATATTATTACCAGCGCCTCTAACGAAGATGACATTATAAATAAGATAGCTAGTAAAATTATGGAAGATCAAAAAGATCTAAGATTACTGGAAACAAACAACTTATCAAAACAATATGAATACCTAAAAACTCTGTGCGCAGCTTCACTAATCCTTTATGCGTTAAAATGCCCGAGTAGACTAGGTATATAATTTAATATTATATAACTAAAAAAGATTAAAAATTATTTTATCATTTTAGTGATTATAAACAACCATTTTATTCAATAGATACTATTCAAGAAATATATTTAGTATTACATTCCTCCGCTATTTGTCTAGCATTATCTATTAGATATATGATATTAAACGATTCTTTATTTTTATTAAGAATATATTCATTTTTCATTATAAATTCCTTGACATAATCTAAGTTAATTTCCTTAGGAGACGCTACAGAAGATCTAATATAGCTAATCTTATTCATATCTATAGTAGCATTTTAGGGAAAATTCTAGAGTTAAATAATTTTCAAAATTATGTGGAGATAAATTTTGAAGTTTCATTATATACACATTAGATCTTTATGGTATATCATAAAAAATTAAATATAAATATTAATTGAGCCCTTTATAAGAATATTATAATGCAAGGATTTTCCAATAAATGCTATATGAAAATTTAATGAAGCCCTAATCCCAAATAGGATCTAATGCTTAATTAGGGAAATTCTCCATCTGTAGTCGATTGTCGACATAATGTCCATACTGATATCTGTTATACAAAAAAATTTAATAACGTTAATAACTAGTTTAAACATGTTATGCATAAAAAAAGAAGTAGTATCGAAGTAATAATTAGTATATTAGAAGCGTGTAACAAGGGTGACATTAAGAAGACAAGAATAATGTTTATTACGTATTTAAATCCTAGATCTTTCTACAGATATATAGAAATATTAAAGAGTAAAGGATTTATATCTCTTAATACTGATGAGACGTACGAGCTAACTCCAAAAGGATATGATTATTTAAATAAAGCTAAAGAGTATCTAGAAATTAAACGCAAATTACAGATCCTAAAGAAAGAATTGGATTTTAATAGTCAAAATTAAGATACAGTAAAATTAATTATGTTTATAAGATTGAAATTACGTATCGCCTTATATTTTGAGCCTTCTACTCGAGAATATTTAAGGGTATTAGGCAACAATACTTTCAAGTGCTATTGTACTAATAGAATCAAAAATACAAAGGGACTGTTCATCCTAAAAGGTGGATTTTATATACTTCTTTTTTAACCATCTTTATAAAAGGTTTATTTATACAGTTTTCCATGGCTCATCTTCTCTAAAGAATTTATTGCTAATCAATGGCTCCCACCACCATCTATTATTGACATACCATTCATACACTTTTCTCAGCCCATCTGCTAAAGTAGTGCTAGTATACCTAAGTTTAGTATTTATCATGCAATATCTTTTATCATGGCCAGGTCGATCGGAAACAAATCTAACTTCGATCTTTCTATTCATTATCTCTTCTAATAGTTTAATAATCTCTATATTGGTAACTCTTTGACCTCCAGGTAAATTATAAACATTACCTTTCCACTCAGCCTTAGATAATAGGTCTGCAATAATTTTTGCAGTGTCTTCAACGTAAATCCAATCTCTTTCTTGTTTTCCATCTCCATAGATCGGTACGTGAAGACCTAATAGGGTACGAATTATTGTCTTCGGAATAAATTTCTCTGGAAACTGTCTTGGACCGTAATTATTTGATGGTCTAACTATGATAGCTTCTACATTATAAGTTCTTACATAAGATTTAACAAGAAGGTCTGCCGATGCCTTAGAAGCACTATAAGGAGAGGAAGGATTTAGAGGAGAATTCTCATCAGCACATTCTTCACCATAGACTTCATCTGTTGAAACGTGAACATATTTAAAATTATATAATCTCAATGCTTCAAGAATATTAACTGTACCTAAAATATTGGTTGTAACGAAATCTTGAGGTTTATAAATTGAGCGATCAACATGAGTCTCAGCTGCAAAATTCACTATAATTTCTGGTCTAAAACTCGCTATAACATCATGGAGTTTACTATCTCTAATATCGCCCTTGACGAAATCGTAGTCTGTGCCACTTAAATTTTCTAATCGACCAGCATAGGTTAAGAGATCAAAAACTAATGGTTTAATTTTTCTTGAATTTAATTCTCTAACAAAAGCAGAGCCTATGAAACCCGCTCCTCCTAAGACCATTATTTTCATCATAACCCACTTCTAAAAGCTCTAAATTATAACTGAAGAATTCTCACCTATTATTAGTTCCTGCCATTTTCCTCCTTTCTCTACTGTCGAATTATTACCTATTAATGAATCCCTCAAAGAAACGCCTCTCAACTTAACATTATCTAAAATTACACTATATTCTATCTCACTATTATCTATTGTGCACTCTTTACCTATGGAGGTAAAAGGACCAATATAGGAATTTTTAATCTTACTACTATTTCCAATATATGCAGGACCTCTAATAGTTGAGTTTTCTATGACTGCACCTCTCTCTATTATTACTCTGCCATCAACTGCAGAATCCTTAATTTCACCTTCTATTTTTCTAATTGCATATCTGTCTAAAAGGAATGAATTAGCTTCTAAAATATCCTTGGGAGTACCAGTATCCTTCCACCAACCATCGACTATTTCATATTTAACCTCCTTACCTTTATCTATGAGAGATTGTATTGCATCCGTTATTTCTAATTCACCCCTCCAACTTGGTTTCAAATTTTCAATGCTATCAAAAATATCTCTAGTGAATGCATAAACACCAACTAAGGCTAAATCAGAGATGGGTTCTTTAGGCTTTTCAACCAATTTAATAACCTTACCATCTTTTATAACTGCAACTCCGAAACGATTAGGATTATTAACCTTAGCTAATAGGATTGAGGCTGAGCCATCAAATTTTGAAAATTTGGCTAAATTATAAGGCACTATATTGTCCCCTAGATAGACTATAAACTTATCAGAAACCATATCTTTAACGCGATATACAGCATCTGCTAAACCCCTAGCCTTACCTTGGTAGACATAACGTATATTGACATCTAAATGAGTACCATCTCCATAGTATTCTATAACTCTCATCGGATTATTATCTCCTAATATAATTATTATATCTTTAATTCCAGCCTCTCTTATTTGCTCTAGAACCCATTGGGATACTGGCTTGCCTGCAATTTTTATTAATTGTTTAGGCCCAGTATGTGTTAAAGGCCTAAGTCTCGTTCCTTGTCCTCCATGAAGAATTACAGCTTCCATTTAAATCACCATATGCTTTAAATTTTCATCAGTAGAGTAAAAATCTATCGAAACAAGTTTTTTAGCCTTTGAAATATCCAAAGATGAATCAAAGGGTCTTTTAGCAATCCATCCCTCTATCCTATCTACCTCAATTACCTTACCAGATAAATTATAGAGCTCCTTTATCTTTTGAGCTAAATCATAACGAGAAATCCTCTCTCCAGCAATATTTATAATGCCAGTTTTCTTATATGTTACTAGCTCATTAATAGCTTCCGCAAGCTTTGTAGCTGAAATAGGAGAGTAGAATCCCTTAAACGCTAAAACTTCCTTTCCCTCTTTTAAATTCTTATAAACATAAACTGGAAAGCCCTTATTTCTAAAAACTCCAGAAGTTCTAACAATAAGAGTATCATCATAAGATGATGCATAATTTTCTCCTAAAAGCTTAGTTAAACCATAATAATTTATGGGATTTGGGAGATCATCTTCTTTATAAAGACCTTTATTTCCATCAAAAACATAGTCAGTACTTATTTGAATTAGATAAGCCTCTATTACTCTAGA is a genomic window containing:
- a CDS encoding DNA/RNA helicase domain-containing protein — its product is MFYSTGRREPPGVGEKGFEEWFTKEFGNLNIDLIIFDEAQRMTEEVIKNSPRGIVNVYFYDDSQVLIGNEVGTRDNFLKYLTNVKEYELPSPVREPKQYLDFVKRILEGVKGNPGNFDFRIFDNIVDMLNELENRRKRGKIALICSFTESEGDTKDKTNWNNIKNIRIGYPLQSGFDLYKGVKFKGEELKIKWLMHERVEYPRYWNDEFDPLKYCSSVYGAQGFEADYVGVVWGRDLIWRNNGWTVNPDPITDYVGRRVSLKTIAYKDKKKALALLKNRYYIMLTRGLRGVYVFFEDKETANAVKELIKNPSNV
- a CDS encoding DNA methyltransferase: MQTSIDDFLNNKYRSVLFRDIVKLRTNYATHDLYPYPAKFIPNVIRYFIEAYTKPGETLFDPFAGSGTVAIEAEITGRNYILWDLNPIIEILVKAETWKDEISEKIFEIDFNYNKSFIPKWKNLGYWHPKEFIAQLSKLWAYYHDHPNPLVAIPLFKITKYFSYAELEFPKLYKSKFAIERVNELLNSNWKEIMRDMYWKEVERVIRKVKEFQSLCKCVSSGKVYGGVDVLSESPPNVNAVITSPPYLQAQEYIRTFKIELYWLGYDDNKIKELSKKEIPYNKPPNVEIRSKTFKEYLEKIEEFGNKKLVDIYITYFRSLTYFFGKVNARTLGIFVGPVKVRTLRVPIDEILKEHLESLGWKHEVTFIDKIVSRRIKEVYKNPATKLEDERTPTEHLLIMKKN
- a CDS encoding winged helix-turn-helix domain-containing protein, producing MHKKRSSIEVIISILEACNKGDIKKTRIMFITYLNPRSFYRYIEILKSKGFISLNTDETYELTPKGYDYLNKAKEYLEIKRKLQILKKELDFNSQN
- a CDS encoding dTDP-glucose 4,6-dehydratase encodes the protein MKIMVLGGAGFIGSAFVRELNSRKIKPLVFDLLTYAGRLENLSGTDYDFVKGDIRDSKLHDVIASFRPEIIVNFAAETHVDRSIYKPQDFVTTNILGTVNILEALRLYNFKYVHVSTDEVYGEECADENSPLNPSSPYSASKASADLLVKSYVRTYNVEAIIVRPSNNYGPRQFPEKFIPKTIIRTLLGLHVPIYGDGKQERDWIYVEDTAKIIADLLSKAEWKGNVYNLPGGQRVTNIEIIKLLEEIMNRKIEVRFVSDRPGHDKRYCMINTKLRYTSTTLADGLRKVYEWYVNNRWWWEPLISNKFFREDEPWKTV
- a CDS encoding glucose-1-phosphate thymidylyltransferase, with the translated sequence MEAVILHGGQGTRLRPLTHTGPKQLIKIAGKPVSQWVLEQIREAGIKDIIIILGDNNPMRVIEYYGDGTHLDVNIRYVYQGKARGLADAVYRVKDMVSDKFIVYLGDNIVPYNLAKFSKFDGSASILLAKVNNPNRFGVAVIKDGKVIKLVEKPKEPISDLALVGVYAFTRDIFDSIENLKPSWRGELEITDAIQSLIDKGKEVKYEIVDGWWKDTGTPKDILEANSFLLDRYAIRKIEGEIKDSAVDGRVIIERGAVIENSTIRGPAYIGNSSKIKNSYIGPFTSIGKECTIDNSEIEYSVILDNVKLRGVSLRDSLIGNNSTVEKGGKWQELIIGENSSVII
- a CDS encoding SDR family oxidoreductase — encoded protein: MRIMIIGASGQLGLELSRKLSNYELIKTFALHELSEGLRLDLTDYLSLEDFIIKKKPEIIINAAALTDVDRCEVERDKAFKINAEAVRHIVRASRVIEAYLIQISTDYVFDGNKGLYKEDDLPNPINYYGLTKLLGENYASSYDDTLIVRTSGVFRNKGFPVYVYKNLKEGKEVLAFKGFYSPISATKLAEAINELVTYKKTGIINIAGERISRYDLAQKIKELYNLSGKVIEVDRIEGWIAKRPFDSSLDISKAKKLVSIDFYSTDENLKHMVI